The Acuticoccus sediminis DNA segment GCGCACGATGGGGGCGAGCAGGTAGAGCCGCGTCTTCTCCGGCAGCGCGAGGATGCGGTCGACCATCTGGCTGACGGTCTGCGCCTCGATCGGCAGACCCGTCGCCGGGGAGTAGGGGACACCGATGCGCGCCCACAGGAGGCGCATGTAGTCGTTGATCTCGGTGACGGTGCCGACGGTGGAGCGCGGGTTCTTCGAGGTGGTCTTCTGCTCGATCGAGATGGCGGGGGAGAGGCCGTCGATCTGGTCGACGTCCGGCTTCTGCATCATCTCGAGGAACTGGCGGGCGTAGGCCGACAGGCTCTCGACGTAGCGGCGCTGGCCTTCGGCGTAGATGGTGTCGAAGGCGAGCGAGGACTTGCCGGAGCCGGACAGACCGGTGAACACGATCAGCGTGTCGCGCGGCAGCGAGACGTCGACCCCTTTAAGGTTGTGCTCGCGCGCCCCCTTGACGACGAGCTTGCGGTCCGCAGCGGCGCGCGCGCGTATGGTCATACCAAGGACTCCGGGGGAAACCTGTTGGTCCAAAACTGGAACATCGACGGGCGATGGTCAATGCTACAGATGGACCTTGCACCATTGTTCCGCAAATCCACAGGCCGCAGGGGAGAGTTGACCGCTGCCCGGCGGCTGGCGCAAACCGCAGCGACCCGCGACCAGACCCGAGGCATTCCGTGGACGTCCTGACCCTGCACATCGGCCACATGAAGACCGGCACGACGTCCCTTCAGGCCACCTTTCGCGACAATGCCGCGACGCTGGCCGCGCACGGGCTGTACTATTACGGCAAGACGCGCACGAACCACGCCCTCGTCCGACCCTTCTCGAAGCGCACCAAGGCGCGCAACGAGTCCAAGTTCCTGAAGGAGTACCGCAACGAGGCGAAGGCGAACCGGCTGCCGCAGGGGCTGATCAGCTCGGAGACGCTGCTGCGGCTCGCCCCGGACGAGATCGAGGCCTGCCTCGCGTCGATGCGCGACATCGCCGGACGGGTCCAGGTGCTGATCTACGTGCGCGAGCCGGTGGCGCTGGCGATCAGCGCGGCGCACCAGGGGGTGCGCTCTGGGCGTCCGCTCGCCGAGATCGAGGCGCAGCCGCGCATCCTCAACCTGACGCAGATCATCACCCGCTGGCGCAGCGCGGTGGGCAAGGAGAACATGATCGTGCGTCCCTTCGACCGGGCGCAGCTCGCCAACGGCGACGTGATCGACGACGCGCTCAGCGTCCTCGGCTGCGCGTCGGCAGGCCCGGCGCTCCAGCGGCAGGCGGTGAACGAAGGGCTCTCCGTCCTCGGCATCCACATGCTGGACCGGGCGATGGCGCGGATGCCGGACCGCAAGATGCCGTACGACCAGCAGCGCGCCTTCAACTTCATCAAGGGCCCGCGCTACGTGCTGCCGGAGGCCGCGCTCGACCGGGTGCGCAAGCGCTCCGCGCCGCATGTCGCCTTCCTGCGCGAGGAGTTCGGCATCGAGCTGCCGCCGTCGACGGAGCGGCCGAGCGCGCCTCTGGCGCTGTCGGAGGCCGAGCTCGCCTCGCTCGCGGAGGTCTTCCACGAGATCAACGCCTTCGCCTACCGGCTCGACCGGTCGGCGCTGGGCCGTGTGCTCGGCACGCGGATGCCCTACTCGAACCGCTTCAAGGACGAGGATCATCCGCTGCGGGCCAAGCTCGCCAAGCTCGGCGTTCTCGACGAGCTCGCCGCGCAGGTGGCGACCGACGAGGACGACGCCGAGGCCGAATAAGGCTCTCGGCTGGGGATGTATGCTGCGTGACGGACGGTCCACTGTGGACCAATTCACCGTCGCGCTTTCTGATTCGCCGCGGTGCGCTAGGGTGCGCGCCCGAAGACTGGAGGGACCGGCATGGCTGGGAGCGTCAACAAGGTGATCCTGATCGGCAATCTGGGGGCCGATCCGGAAATCCGTCGGACACAGGACGGCCGTCCGATCGCCAACCTGCGCGTCGCGACGTCCCGGACCTGGCGCGACCGCGGGACCGGCGAGCGACGTGAGAAGACCGAGTGGCACCGCGTGGTGGTGTTCTCGGAAGGCCTCTGCCGCGTGGTCGAGCAGTACATGAAGAAGGGGATGAAGCTCTACATCGAGGGTGAGCTTCAGACCCGCGAGTGGGAAGACCAGCAGGGCCAGAAGCGCTACACGACCGAGGTCGCGATCCAGAACTTCGGCGGCACCATCGAGATGCTGGACAGTCGCGGCGGTGGTGGCGGCGGCGGCGACTACGGTGGTGGCGGCGACTACGGCGGCGGTGGCGGCGACTACGGTGGCGGCAGTGGCGGCGGTGGCTACTCCGATCGCGGTGGCGGCGGCAGCAGTAGCGGCGGCGGCTATGGCGGCGGCAGCGGTGGCGGTGGATCGCGTCCCTCGTCGCCCGAGCCGTTCGACGACGACATCCCGTTTTGATCGAGGTCCGCGCCTCGGTCAGCGCCCCGGGGTCGCCGCGGCGGGCGAACGAGGACGGCTGCGGGTCGGCCGGCCTCTACGCCTGGGTGATCGACGGCGCGACCGGCCTCGGCGACGAGGCGCTGCTCGACGCGCCGAGCGATGCGGCCTGGCTCACCGCCGTGCTGCACGAGGCGTTGATGGCGGGCGCGGAAGCCGAGACGCGGCCGCTGGAGCTGCTGCGGTCCGCCGCGAACGTCGCCACCGAGCGCTTCAACGCCGAGCGCCGCCGTGCGCCGCGTGAGCGCTACGAGGTGCCGACCGCCGCCGTCATGCTCGCCCGGTTCGGCGACGTGATCGAGATCGTCGAGCTCGGCGACTGCGGCCTCTGGATCGAGACCGACGGCGTGATGCACCGCGTCGGCGGCTCCGACCAGCAGCGGCAGTGGGAGAATGAGAGCGCCCGCCGGCTGATGGGGGGCGGTCAGGGGCGGACCCCCGAGGTCACGGCCTACCTGCGCACGGTGCGCAACACTGCCAACACCCCCGAAGGCTATCCCGTCTTCGCGCCGGATCACGGCAGCGTCCGCCGGGCGCGTCAGCATGTCTACGGCGCGCGCCAGGGCCGGGCGCTGCTGATCACCGACGGCTTCGAGGCGGCCATCGACGACTACGGCCTCTACGACGGCGCCGGCCTGATGGCGGCCGTGGAGGGCGACGTCGACGGGACGCTCGCGACGATCCGCGCCGTCGAGGCGGACGACCCGGACTGCACGCGCTACCCGCGCTTCAAGCGTTCCGACGACGCGACCGCCCTCATGCTGCGCTTCGCCGCCGACTGACACGCGAGCCTCGCCGCCGCGCCGTTCCGGTTCCCGCACACGCAATCTTCCGGTCGAGACCCGTCGCGGGCACCCCCGCGTCGACGGCGCGCCGGAACACGCTAGGACGAAGGCGCCGACAGGGCCGGGGCGGCGCGGGACGGGTCCGGCATCGTGCCGAACGCGTGGGCGACGAGGGCCGCCACGCGCGCCTCGCCCGGCGGCTCGTTGGAGAGGATGCGGAAGATGATCGGCGCGATCACCGTGTCGATGAGGTATTCCACGCCGGGAAAGTCCTCGCCGCGTGCCGCCGCCCGTTCGCCGAGCAGCTCGAGCTGGTTGCGGGTGACGTTGCAGCAGGTGCCGCTCCGGTTCTCCGCGGTGCTGCCGATCACGTCCCTCAGGACGGTCCGGCCCGGCCCGCTCGCCATCTCGTCGGCGAACTGCGTCACG contains these protein-coding regions:
- the ssb gene encoding single-stranded DNA-binding protein produces the protein MAGSVNKVILIGNLGADPEIRRTQDGRPIANLRVATSRTWRDRGTGERREKTEWHRVVVFSEGLCRVVEQYMKKGMKLYIEGELQTREWEDQQGQKRYTTEVAIQNFGGTIEMLDSRGGGGGGGDYGGGGDYGGGGGDYGGGSGGGGYSDRGGGGSSSGGGYGGGSGGGGSRPSSPEPFDDDIPF
- a CDS encoding protein phosphatase 2C domain-containing protein, whose translation is MIEVRASVSAPGSPRRANEDGCGSAGLYAWVIDGATGLGDEALLDAPSDAAWLTAVLHEALMAGAEAETRPLELLRSAANVATERFNAERRRAPRERYEVPTAAVMLARFGDVIEIVELGDCGLWIETDGVMHRVGGSDQQRQWENESARRLMGGGQGRTPEVTAYLRTVRNTANTPEGYPVFAPDHGSVRRARQHVYGARQGRALLITDGFEAAIDDYGLYDGAGLMAAVEGDVDGTLATIRAVEADDPDCTRYPRFKRSDDATALMLRFAAD
- a CDS encoding TetR/AcrR family transcriptional regulator, with the translated sequence MREMDSDATTDTRPTPRPGGRSARVQRAVHDAVNALLGEIDRAQITVPAIAARAGVTPSTIYRRWGDLGELLADVAVERLRPDTPPEDTGSAQRDVLLYVTQFADEMASGPGRTVLRDVIGSTAENRSGTCCNVTRNQLELLGERAAARGEDFPGVEYLIDTVIAPIIFRILSNEPPGEARVAALVAHAFGTMPDPSRAAPALSAPSS